From Streptomyces yatensis, one genomic window encodes:
- a CDS encoding TetR/AcrR family transcriptional regulator has translation MPKIVDPEQRRRDVVDAVFRVVARGGIQQATLRNVAAEAGLAVGSVRHYFASHRELLMAAAREMVRRVDVRVAAQRERRHPGDDPYLVAQEVAGQFLPLDAARADETAVWLDFVAAARTDPALGEIAAELHDGLRAVAGRLLHRLGVDDPVAAEHLAAVLDGLTLGATLHPDRLTPDTIQAVLYRHLTQLLGAANESEHPDI, from the coding sequence ATGCCGAAGATAGTGGATCCTGAGCAGCGCCGCCGCGACGTCGTGGACGCCGTCTTCCGGGTCGTGGCCCGCGGCGGCATCCAGCAGGCCACACTCCGGAACGTCGCCGCCGAGGCCGGCCTCGCCGTCGGGTCCGTACGGCACTACTTCGCCAGCCACCGTGAGCTCCTGATGGCCGCGGCCCGCGAGATGGTGCGCCGGGTGGACGTCCGAGTGGCGGCCCAGCGGGAGCGGCGGCACCCCGGGGACGACCCGTACCTGGTGGCGCAGGAGGTGGCGGGTCAGTTCCTGCCGCTCGACGCGGCGCGCGCCGACGAGACCGCGGTCTGGCTGGACTTCGTCGCGGCTGCCCGCACCGACCCCGCCCTGGGCGAGATCGCCGCCGAACTTCACGACGGGCTGCGGGCCGTCGCCGGGCGTCTGCTGCACCGTCTGGGCGTGGACGATCCGGTGGCGGCGGAGCATCTCGCCGCAGTACTCGATGGACTCACCCTCGGCGCGACGCTCCACCCCGACCGCCTGACTCCGGACACCATTCAGGCCGTCCTGTACCGGCACCTGACCCAACTGCTCGGCGCGGCAAACGAATCCGAGCATCCCGACATCTAG
- a CDS encoding HpcH/HpaI aldolase/citrate lyase family protein, translating into MNLGRTLLFSPGDHARRVERALASPAATVVLDLEDGVAEGAAKEAARATIARALSSTRRTGLFVRVNGTGSPEQAADLAVLAPVLGHVTGIVVPKVESGKEVAQLGERLHEIERDLGIEPGSLLVVPVVETCAGLLAAPGIAAAPRVAALILGVLDLAAELGVSPVAGSGGLDHVRVHLAVAARAARLPAPADGPHPDLEDDEGLRRSSLASRALGFGGRVVLHPRQLEAVERAYAPTADEVLRARRVVEAAAAGAGSLRLPDGTFVDEPVIAWARAVLAETGEVTREHAPA; encoded by the coding sequence ATGAATTTGGGCCGGACGCTGTTGTTCTCGCCTGGCGACCACGCACGGCGGGTGGAACGTGCCCTGGCGTCGCCGGCGGCCACCGTCGTCCTCGATCTGGAGGACGGCGTCGCCGAGGGCGCGGCCAAGGAGGCCGCCCGTGCCACGATCGCCCGCGCACTGTCGAGCACGCGCCGTACCGGGCTATTCGTGCGAGTCAACGGGACGGGCAGTCCTGAGCAGGCCGCCGACCTCGCCGTGCTCGCTCCGGTCCTCGGCCACGTCACCGGGATCGTCGTCCCCAAGGTCGAGTCCGGTAAAGAGGTGGCCCAGCTCGGGGAGCGGTTGCACGAGATCGAGCGTGACCTGGGGATCGAGCCCGGCTCGCTCCTTGTCGTGCCGGTGGTCGAGACCTGCGCGGGCTTGCTCGCCGCGCCAGGTATCGCGGCCGCGCCACGGGTCGCCGCGCTGATTCTCGGCGTCCTCGACCTGGCCGCCGAGCTCGGTGTGTCGCCAGTGGCCGGCAGTGGCGGCCTGGACCACGTCCGGGTGCACCTCGCGGTGGCCGCTCGGGCGGCCCGGCTCCCGGCGCCGGCCGACGGCCCGCACCCCGATCTTGAAGACGACGAGGGACTCAGGCGGAGCAGCCTGGCCTCCCGGGCGCTCGGATTCGGTGGCCGGGTCGTGCTGCATCCCCGCCAGCTCGAAGCGGTGGAGCGGGCCTATGCCCCGACTGCGGACGAGGTCCTACGGGCGCGCCGTGTCGTTGAGGCGGCCGCGGCGGGGGCGGGCAGCCTCCGTCTGCCGGACGGGACCTTCGTCGACGAGCCGGTCATTGCCTGGGCACGTGCGGTGCTCGCCGAGACCGGGGAGGTGACGCGTGAGCACGCTCCCGCTTGA
- a CDS encoding VC0807 family protein, whose translation MDPSEPTSSPSVPRPARPSAPARPRRLGRLARLALDLGVSPLAYYGCLLAGLATLPALLTATAVAALYLAATVLHDRRADGLALAMLLMYGFSAAFATVTSEPQPLLLRDPLISALAGFVFLTSCLTATPATVYLAGRLHGQPLHDPILLRAHRTETLVCGAGLMAEAVARVLLVLTLPVSTAASLTPPLEFAVLIPLVVWMVRHRRNARTRITAHVPSRTREAEPAPPSVASVLERHRGGAR comes from the coding sequence ATGGACCCGTCGGAGCCGACCTCTTCGCCTTCAGTACCGCGGCCGGCCCGGCCGTCGGCACCCGCGCGCCCGCGCCGCCTCGGCCGCCTGGCCCGATTGGCCCTCGACCTGGGCGTCTCACCCCTTGCGTACTACGGCTGCCTCCTCGCGGGCCTGGCCACACTCCCCGCGCTCCTGACCGCGACCGCAGTGGCGGCCCTCTATCTCGCCGCCACCGTCCTGCACGACCGGCGTGCCGACGGCCTGGCCCTTGCCATGCTCCTGATGTACGGATTTTCGGCCGCCTTCGCCACCGTGACCTCCGAACCCCAGCCGCTGCTCCTGCGTGACCCACTGATCAGCGCCCTCGCCGGATTCGTGTTCCTCACAAGCTGCCTCACCGCCACGCCCGCCACCGTCTATCTGGCCGGCAGGCTGCACGGTCAACCGTTGCACGACCCGATCCTGCTCCGTGCGCACCGCACGGAGACGCTGGTATGCGGTGCCGGACTCATGGCAGAGGCCGTGGCGCGTGTTCTGCTCGTGCTGACGCTGCCGGTGTCCACGGCCGCCTCGCTCACGCCACCGCTGGAATTCGCCGTCCTCATCCCGCTCGTCGTGTGGATGGTGCGCCACCGCAGGAACGCGCGCACCCGTATCACCGCCCACGTGCCTTCGCGGACGCGGGAGGCCGAGCCTGCGCCGCCGTCGGTCGCCTCCGTCCTCGAACGCCACCGAGGGGGTGCGCGATGA
- a CDS encoding carboxymuconolactone decarboxylase family protein — protein MAENASTGWSGGKNAFGDFAPGMVHYTDRVLFDEVWERAGLSKRDRSLVTVAALTALGKMDQLQFHLGFARQNGVTDEELQEALLHLAFYSGWPNGMGATSVLKSIVEPQD, from the coding sequence ATGGCTGAGAACGCGAGCACCGGCTGGAGCGGCGGGAAGAATGCCTTCGGCGACTTCGCCCCGGGGATGGTCCATTACACCGACCGGGTCCTCTTCGACGAGGTCTGGGAGCGTGCGGGCCTGTCCAAGCGTGACCGCAGCCTTGTCACCGTTGCCGCGCTGACCGCGCTCGGGAAGATGGACCAGCTGCAGTTCCACCTCGGCTTCGCCCGCCAGAACGGTGTCACCGACGAGGAGCTGCAGGAGGCCCTGCTGCACTTGGCGTTCTACTCCGGCTGGCCCAACGGCATGGGAGCGACGAGCGTGCTGAAGAGCATCGTCGAGCCGCAGGACTGA
- a CDS encoding helix-turn-helix transcriptional regulator → MDARNEAREFLMSRRANLTPEQAGLPVSGHRRVAGLRRGEVAMLADVSPEYYAKIERGHLTGVSDAVLESLARALQLDDAEREHLFDLARAANGAARPVRRRRPKTWVPRDSLTRALDAIAFGPAFVRNGRMDVLATNALGRAFYDEVFDGPGQGNLARHCFLDERAQAFYPHWEAAADITVSILRTEAGREPRDKQLHDLIGELSTCSDAFRTRWGAHNVRRHGSGTKEFHHHEVGDLTLTYEGMELTAEPGLSFLIYTAEPGSPSQERLQLLASLAATSTAGTPRGGHPTTIQES, encoded by the coding sequence ATGGACGCCAGGAACGAAGCACGGGAGTTCCTCATGTCCCGTCGAGCGAATCTCACTCCCGAGCAGGCCGGCCTGCCGGTCTCCGGACACCGGAGAGTGGCGGGCCTGCGCCGCGGCGAGGTGGCGATGCTCGCGGACGTGAGCCCGGAGTACTACGCCAAGATCGAGCGCGGCCACCTGACCGGTGTCTCCGACGCCGTCCTGGAGTCGCTCGCCCGGGCGCTGCAGCTGGACGACGCCGAGCGCGAGCACCTCTTCGACCTCGCCCGGGCGGCCAATGGCGCGGCCCGGCCCGTGCGCAGGCGCAGGCCGAAGACGTGGGTGCCCAGGGACAGCCTGACCCGTGCGCTGGACGCCATCGCCTTCGGGCCCGCGTTCGTGCGCAACGGACGGATGGACGTCCTCGCCACCAACGCCCTCGGGCGCGCCTTCTACGACGAGGTGTTCGACGGCCCCGGGCAGGGAAACCTGGCGCGCCACTGCTTCCTCGACGAACGGGCCCAGGCGTTCTACCCCCACTGGGAGGCGGCCGCGGACATCACCGTGTCGATCCTGCGCACCGAAGCCGGCAGGGAGCCCCGGGACAAGCAGCTGCACGACCTGATCGGCGAGCTGTCCACGTGCAGCGACGCATTCCGCACCCGGTGGGGAGCACACAATGTGCGCCGCCACGGCTCGGGCACCAAGGAGTTCCATCACCACGAGGTCGGTGACCTCACGTTGACCTACGAGGGGATGGAGCTGACCGCCGAGCCCGGCCTTTCCTTCCTCATCTACACCGCGGAGCCCGGATCGCCCAGCCAGGAGCGCCTGCAGCTGCTCGCGAGCCTTGCCGCGACGTCCACCGCGGGAACGCCTCGCGGCGGGCACCCGACCACGATCCAAGAAAGTTGA
- the aguA gene encoding agmatine deiminase codes for MRTVDSTPAADGFRMPAEWEPHDGCWMAWPQNGYLWREGARPAQRALAALANAVADTGEEVTVTVTGDQYAHARSRLDSRVRVVEMTSWLGWARDIAPTFVVDGTGRRRGVDFAFNGYGNRYPYWATDDQYARRVLDLTATDRYPAPLVLEGGSFHVDGEGTALVTAETLLDPARNDAPSRTAMHHLMEAYLGVTRTVWIEWGLAYDGTRGHVDNMACFAAPGVVCLTWTDDTSDPQYERSARALEELRNVQDARGRTLQVEKLPLPGPLHATEAELRGIDRHQVPATGTAPRPRLAASYTNFYATEDHLFVPLLDPEHDDEALARLARIHPHHTVVGLPTRELLLGGGNIHCATQQIPSSGAVATGPGRGRAVRDQ; via the coding sequence ATGAGGACCGTGGACAGCACGCCCGCCGCGGACGGCTTCCGCATGCCGGCGGAATGGGAGCCGCACGACGGATGCTGGATGGCGTGGCCGCAGAACGGTTACCTCTGGCGCGAAGGAGCCCGCCCCGCGCAGCGCGCCCTCGCGGCCCTCGCCAACGCCGTCGCGGACACCGGGGAGGAAGTCACCGTCACGGTCACCGGCGACCAGTACGCACACGCCCGCTCCCGCCTCGACTCCCGCGTCCGCGTGGTGGAGATGACCAGTTGGCTGGGCTGGGCCCGGGACATCGCCCCCACCTTCGTGGTCGACGGCACTGGGCGGCGTCGCGGCGTGGACTTCGCCTTCAACGGCTACGGCAACCGCTACCCGTACTGGGCCACCGACGACCAGTACGCCCGAAGGGTGCTCGACCTCACCGCCACCGACCGCTACCCCGCCCCGCTCGTGCTGGAGGGCGGCTCCTTCCACGTCGACGGAGAGGGAACCGCCCTCGTCACGGCCGAGACCCTGCTCGACCCCGCCCGCAACGACGCCCCCTCACGCACCGCCATGCATCACCTCATGGAGGCCTACCTCGGAGTGACCCGCACCGTGTGGATCGAGTGGGGCCTCGCCTACGATGGGACGCGCGGCCACGTGGACAACATGGCGTGCTTCGCCGCCCCCGGGGTGGTCTGTCTGACCTGGACTGACGACACGAGCGACCCCCAGTACGAGCGCAGCGCACGCGCCCTGGAAGAGCTCAGAAACGTCCAGGACGCCAGAGGCCGTACCCTCCAGGTGGAGAAACTGCCGCTGCCCGGCCCGCTGCACGCCACCGAGGCCGAGCTTCGAGGCATCGACCGTCACCAAGTCCCGGCCACCGGCACCGCGCCACGCCCCCGGCTCGCCGCCTCCTACACCAACTTCTACGCCACGGAGGACCACCTCTTCGTCCCCCTGCTCGACCCCGAACACGACGACGAAGCCCTCGCCCGCCTCGCCAGGATCCACCCGCACCACACGGTCGTCGGCCTCCCCACCCGCGAACTCCTCCTCGGCGGCGGCAACATCCACTGCGCCACCCAGCAGATACCGAGCAGCGGTGCGGTGGCGACGGGTCCTGGCAGGGGCAGAGCGGTCCGAGATCAGTGA
- a CDS encoding MFS transporter → MPLTASPPRSPKAGVPETNRQATATLAAAVLGFFVITLDATIVNVTLPSIRDALGGQITGLQWVVDAYTLMFAALLLSAGSLSDRIGARRAFAGGLSLFVIASVACGLAPTLPMLIAARVVQGIGAAVTMPTSMALVRQAFPDPGRRARAVGVWAMGGAAAAAAGPVLGGVLSLVNWRMIFWINVPVGVLTLLLLSRTRPSPTRPAPFDWTGQITAILAMGGLTFGAIEAGDAGFSAPQVLAALALAMVALAAFVAAQAKVAHPMVPLTLFRSPTVVVATGIGFAFMVGFYGLPFLFSLYFQQQHGLSALGAGIAFLPMMLLSALLTPFSARIAERTGPRVPVIAGLVLIAAGSIALALVPASAPVWASALLLIPVGMAGPLVMPTTTALLLDHVPTEQTGTAGGVFNASRQIGGALAVAVFGALITSRSGFQHGLRISLALAAAIALLAALITRRLGAARGREL, encoded by the coding sequence ATGCCTCTCACCGCTTCGCCACCCCGGTCGCCGAAGGCGGGCGTGCCCGAGACGAACCGGCAGGCCACCGCGACGCTGGCCGCTGCCGTCCTCGGCTTCTTCGTGATCACCTTGGACGCGACGATCGTGAACGTCACGCTGCCCTCGATCCGTGACGCGCTGGGCGGCCAGATCACCGGCCTGCAGTGGGTCGTCGACGCCTACACGCTGATGTTCGCGGCGCTGCTGCTGTCGGCAGGATCTCTCTCGGACCGGATCGGGGCGCGCCGCGCGTTCGCCGGGGGTCTGAGCCTGTTCGTCATCGCCTCGGTGGCCTGCGGTCTGGCTCCGACGCTGCCGATGCTCATCGCCGCGCGCGTCGTGCAGGGCATCGGTGCGGCCGTCACCATGCCGACGTCGATGGCACTGGTGCGTCAAGCGTTCCCCGACCCGGGCCGCCGGGCACGCGCGGTCGGCGTATGGGCGATGGGCGGCGCCGCAGCCGCTGCCGCGGGCCCGGTGCTCGGGGGTGTGCTGAGCCTGGTCAACTGGCGGATGATCTTCTGGATCAATGTGCCGGTCGGCGTCCTGACCCTGCTCCTGCTGTCCCGCACCCGGCCGTCGCCGACCCGCCCGGCCCCGTTCGACTGGACCGGTCAGATCACCGCCATCCTCGCGATGGGCGGCCTGACGTTCGGGGCGATCGAGGCCGGGGACGCCGGATTCAGCGCACCCCAGGTCCTGGCCGCGCTCGCGCTCGCTATGGTGGCGCTGGCCGCGTTCGTCGCGGCGCAGGCCAAAGTGGCCCACCCGATGGTGCCGCTCACCCTGTTCAGGTCACCGACCGTGGTCGTCGCCACAGGCATCGGCTTCGCGTTCATGGTCGGCTTCTACGGGCTGCCGTTCCTCTTCTCCCTGTACTTCCAGCAGCAGCACGGCCTGTCCGCCCTGGGCGCCGGGATCGCGTTCCTTCCCATGATGCTGCTCAGTGCACTGCTGACGCCGTTCTCCGCGCGAATCGCCGAGCGCACCGGCCCACGCGTCCCAGTGATCGCGGGCCTGGTCCTGATCGCGGCCGGCTCGATCGCCCTGGCGCTGGTACCGGCCTCGGCGCCGGTGTGGGCGAGCGCCCTGCTGCTGATCCCCGTGGGCATGGCCGGCCCGCTGGTGATGCCCACGACCACCGCCCTGCTGCTGGACCACGTACCTACCGAGCAGACTGGGACCGCCGGCGGCGTCTTCAACGCCAGCCGCCAGATCGGCGGCGCGCTCGCCGTCGCCGTCTTCGGCGCCCTGATCACAAGCAGGTCCGGATTCCAGCACGGGCTGCGTATCAGCCTCGCTCTGGCCGCTGCCATCGCGCTCCTGGCGGCCTTGATCACCAGAAGGCTGGGCGCCGCCCGAGGCCGCGAGCTGTGA
- a CDS encoding helix-turn-helix transcriptional regulator, which translates to MPADTVREDIRRFLTSRRARITPQQAGLPDFGGRRQVSGLRRAEVAQLASISVEYYTRLERGNVGGVSEEILDSIARALQLDDVERAHLAALVRAAGTPHHTADRDGGTSHVRDSLQQILDAMTGAAAFVRNAHLDVLATNQLARALYADALDTSERPPNLARFVFLDPRARHFYRDWDGIAHDAVGSLRTEAGRTPGNAGLADLVDELTAHSDEFARRWVAHDVEYYRSGRQLFHHSAVGDLDLDYDALEIPADPGLTIVTYTLAADSPYADAFLRLQKHGDGGTQDNTPGT; encoded by the coding sequence GTGCCAGCCGACACCGTCCGAGAAGACATCCGCCGCTTCCTCACCAGCCGCCGAGCCCGCATCACACCCCAGCAGGCCGGCCTGCCCGACTTCGGCGGACGACGCCAGGTCAGCGGCCTGCGCCGCGCGGAGGTCGCCCAGCTCGCGTCGATCAGCGTCGAGTACTACACCCGTCTGGAACGCGGCAACGTCGGCGGCGTCTCCGAGGAGATCCTCGACAGCATCGCCCGAGCCCTCCAGCTCGACGACGTCGAACGCGCCCACCTGGCCGCACTCGTCCGCGCGGCCGGCACCCCGCATCACACCGCCGACCGCGACGGCGGCACCTCACACGTGCGCGACAGCCTCCAGCAGATCCTCGACGCCATGACCGGCGCCGCCGCCTTCGTCCGCAACGCCCACCTCGACGTCCTCGCCACCAACCAGCTCGCCCGCGCGCTGTACGCGGACGCTCTCGACACCAGCGAGCGGCCGCCCAACCTGGCACGCTTCGTCTTCCTCGACCCCCGCGCCCGGCACTTCTACCGCGACTGGGACGGCATCGCCCACGATGCCGTCGGCAGCCTGCGCACCGAAGCCGGCCGCACCCCCGGCAACGCCGGCCTCGCCGACCTCGTTGATGAACTCACCGCTCACAGCGACGAGTTCGCTCGGCGCTGGGTCGCACACGACGTCGAGTACTACCGCAGCGGCAGGCAGCTCTTCCACCACTCTGCCGTCGGCGACCTCGACCTCGACTACGACGCTCTGGAAATCCCCGCCGACCCCGGCCTGACCATCGTCACCTACACCCTCGCCGCCGACTCCCCCTATGCCGACGCGTTCCTGCGGCTGCAGAAACACGGAGACGGGGGAACTCAGGACAACACACCTGGAACATGA
- a CDS encoding aldo/keto reductase translates to MTILDETYTLSHGVEIPKLGLGTWFIDDDKAADAVRAAVEIGYRNIDTAQAYGNERGVGEGVRTSGVPRGELFVSTKLAAEIKDYDQAVDAIDGSMRKLGIEYIDLMLIHSPQPWDDFRGGDYAEGNRAAWRALEEAHQAGKIRSIGVSNFQQQDVENILQGATVVPHVNQLLVHAGNTPSELLAYCESKQILVEAYSPIAHGAILQNAEVQAMAEKYGVSVPQLCIRYTLQLGTVSLPKTANPEHMRSNAEVDFEISGEDMDALRGLRDVDYGEHGMFPVYSGK, encoded by the coding sequence ATGACCATCCTGGACGAGACCTACACGCTGTCCCACGGCGTCGAGATCCCCAAGCTGGGGCTCGGCACCTGGTTCATCGACGACGACAAGGCGGCCGACGCGGTCCGCGCAGCCGTGGAGATCGGCTACCGCAACATCGACACCGCCCAGGCCTACGGCAACGAGCGAGGGGTCGGCGAGGGGGTGCGCACATCCGGTGTGCCCCGCGGCGAGCTGTTCGTCTCGACCAAACTCGCTGCGGAGATCAAGGACTACGACCAGGCGGTCGACGCGATCGACGGTTCCATGCGGAAGCTCGGCATCGAGTACATCGACCTGATGCTCATCCACAGCCCGCAGCCGTGGGACGACTTCCGCGGTGGCGACTACGCCGAGGGTAACCGCGCAGCGTGGCGCGCGCTCGAAGAAGCGCATCAGGCCGGCAAGATCCGCTCCATCGGGGTGTCCAACTTCCAGCAGCAGGACGTGGAGAACATCCTGCAGGGCGCGACCGTCGTGCCGCATGTGAACCAGCTGCTCGTCCACGCCGGCAACACCCCCTCCGAGCTGCTGGCCTATTGCGAGAGCAAGCAGATCCTCGTCGAGGCGTACTCGCCGATCGCCCACGGCGCGATCCTGCAGAACGCCGAGGTCCAGGCGATGGCGGAGAAGTACGGCGTGTCCGTCCCGCAGCTGTGCATCCGCTACACCCTGCAGCTGGGCACCGTGTCGCTGCCCAAGACGGCGAACCCGGAACACATGCGCTCCAACGCCGAGGTCGACTTCGAGATCTCCGGCGAGGACATGGACGCCCTGCGGGGCCTGCGCGACGTGGACTACGGCGAGCACGGCATGTTCCCCGTCTACAGCGGCAAGTGA
- a CDS encoding cupin domain-containing protein, whose protein sequence is MTVNGFDQIFPLGEKNDAFAQYFIGQSYLAPLASGSVPVSNVSFEPGCRNYWHIHHGTGGGGDQILLCTAGSGWYQAEGEEPVSMVPGTVVRVPAGTKHWHGAKADSWFSHVAFITPGEGVSNEWLEPVTDEVYGELPKNGATA, encoded by the coding sequence ATGACTGTCAACGGATTTGACCAGATCTTCCCGCTCGGGGAGAAGAACGACGCCTTCGCGCAGTACTTCATCGGCCAGAGCTACCTGGCTCCGCTCGCCTCGGGGAGCGTTCCCGTCAGCAATGTCTCCTTCGAGCCGGGCTGCCGCAATTACTGGCACATCCACCACGGCACGGGCGGCGGCGGTGACCAGATCCTGCTGTGCACGGCGGGCAGTGGCTGGTACCAGGCCGAGGGCGAGGAGCCTGTCAGCATGGTGCCGGGAACGGTGGTCCGCGTCCCGGCGGGCACGAAGCACTGGCACGGCGCGAAGGCCGACTCGTGGTTCTCCCACGTCGCGTTCATCACCCCGGGCGAAGGCGTCAGCAACGAATGGCTCGAGCCCGTCACCGACGAGGTGTACGGCGAGCTGCCGAAGAACGGAGCAACCGCATGA
- a CDS encoding CapA family protein gives MGIDVVSPATDHALDHGIEGLLSTISALDQAGGRDAGAGTRSTRPTPGRAHAHRGRRRGVVIETAEGTRPAVQSFCSTLPPGANATSTRPGIAPIRIAQSLVLDGTTPAPIGAGRAAARADHPRRGRRAADRRAEGRGPGPGPGLALAERYSREIGPSFRIQPNGMTLFGDACRDRGRTGPLHLVLVLGALL, from the coding sequence ATCGGCATCGACGTCGTCTCGCCGGCGACGGACCATGCACTCGACCACGGCATCGAGGGACTGCTCAGCACGATCTCCGCCCTCGACCAGGCCGGGGGGCGCGACGCCGGGGCGGGCACACGCTCGACGCGGCCGACGCCGGGGCGGGCACACGCTCACCGGGGCCGACGCCGGGGTGTCGTCATCGAGACCGCGGAAGGAACCAGGCCGGCCGTCCAGAGCTTCTGCTCGACCCTCCCGCCCGGGGCCAACGCCACCTCGACGAGACCAGGCATCGCCCCGATCCGGATCGCCCAGAGCCTCGTGCTCGACGGCACGACGCCTGCCCCCATAGGGGCCGGCCGAGCTGCGGCTCGTGCCGATCACCCTCGGCGAGGCCGGCGAGCCGCGGATCGCCGAGCCGAAGGCCGCGGCCCTGGCCCTGGCCCTGGCCTGGCCCTGGCCGAGCGGTACTCCCGGGAAATCGGCCCGTCCTTCCGCATCCAGCCGAACGGCATGACACTTTTCGGCGACGCGTGTCGCGACCGTGGCAGAACTGGGCCACTCCACCTCGTCCTCGTCCTCGGGGCACTGCTGTAG
- a CDS encoding aldo/keto reductase — protein sequence MHTRTLGHGLDVSAIGLGAMGMSQSYGPNPGSRDDMIAVLRSAVDEGVTFFDTAEVYGPYVNEELVGEALEPVRDQVVIATKFGWDIRDGQSVGLDSRPAQIRRVAEESLTRLRTDAIDLFYQHRVDPDVPIEDVAGTVGELIAEGKVRHFGLSEASAATIRAAHAVHPVTAVQSEYSLWTRDPEAEVLPTLAELGIGFVPFSPLGKGFLTGTVDTSTTFSDGDIRHRVPRFTAENLAANQALVAHVRQLAEAKGATPGQVALAWLLAQQPWIVPIPGTRRTARIQENNAATAVALSADEVADLDGLAQRVGVSGDRYNAEHMAYVNP from the coding sequence ATGCACACCAGAACGCTCGGACACGGGCTGGACGTGTCCGCGATCGGGCTCGGCGCGATGGGCATGTCCCAGAGCTACGGCCCCAACCCCGGCAGCCGCGATGACATGATCGCGGTGCTGCGCTCCGCGGTTGACGAGGGCGTGACCTTCTTCGACACCGCCGAGGTCTACGGGCCGTACGTGAACGAGGAGCTGGTCGGCGAGGCGCTGGAGCCGGTCCGCGACCAGGTCGTGATCGCCACCAAGTTCGGATGGGACATCCGAGACGGCCAAAGCGTCGGCCTCGACAGCCGCCCCGCGCAGATCCGCCGCGTCGCGGAGGAGTCCCTGACGCGGCTCCGCACCGATGCGATCGACCTCTTCTACCAGCACCGCGTCGACCCCGACGTGCCGATCGAGGACGTCGCGGGCACGGTCGGTGAGCTGATCGCCGAGGGGAAGGTCAGGCACTTCGGGCTCTCCGAGGCGTCGGCCGCCACCATCCGCGCCGCACACGCCGTCCACCCCGTGACCGCGGTCCAGAGCGAGTACTCGCTCTGGACACGGGACCCCGAGGCCGAGGTGCTGCCCACGCTCGCCGAGCTCGGCATCGGCTTCGTGCCGTTCAGCCCCCTCGGCAAGGGCTTCCTCACCGGCACCGTCGACACGTCCACGACCTTCAGCGACGGGGACATCCGCCACCGGGTCCCGCGCTTCACGGCGGAGAACCTGGCCGCGAACCAGGCGCTCGTCGCCCATGTCCGGCAGCTCGCCGAGGCGAAGGGTGCGACGCCGGGCCAGGTCGCCCTGGCCTGGCTGCTCGCGCAGCAGCCGTGGATCGTGCCGATCCCGGGCACCCGCCGCACGGCACGTATCCAGGAGAACAACGCCGCGACGGCTGTCGCGCTGTCCGCGGACGAGGTGGCCGATCTCGACGGCCTTGCCCAGCGGGTCGGCGTCAGCGGCGATCGCTACAACGCCGAGCACATGGCCTACGTCAATCCCTAG
- a CDS encoding GNAT family N-acetyltransferase, which yields MDAGVTGTGAQSDVAVPARATSAHAAGWVLRSAAVADIEVIAELRATVMRADLERLGRYDEHRVRQRLRDSFSTQHTSIIMIDRELVGCVTVRPTEGRQWLEHFYLAQHCQGRGLGSAVLRTVLERTDAKGVTVGLNVLRGSAARRLYERHGFVVEAQDPIDVFMVRPPGASTAANA from the coding sequence ATGGATGCTGGGGTGACGGGGACCGGGGCGCAATCGGACGTGGCAGTGCCTGCACGGGCCACGTCGGCGCATGCCGCGGGTTGGGTGCTGCGTTCTGCGGCGGTAGCGGACATCGAGGTGATCGCGGAGTTGCGGGCCACGGTCATGCGTGCGGATTTGGAACGCCTTGGGCGCTACGACGAGCACCGGGTGCGGCAACGGCTGCGGGATTCCTTCTCCACGCAGCACACGTCGATCATCATGATCGACCGCGAACTCGTAGGATGTGTCACTGTCCGGCCCACCGAAGGCAGGCAGTGGCTGGAGCACTTCTACCTTGCTCAGCACTGTCAGGGCCGAGGGCTCGGATCCGCTGTCTTGCGCACCGTGCTGGAGCGGACGGACGCGAAGGGCGTGACCGTGGGTTTGAACGTCTTGCGGGGCAGTGCTGCCCGTCGACTCTACGAGCGCCACGGATTCGTCGTGGAAGCCCAGGACCCGATCGACGTCTTCATGGTGCGCCCGCCGGGGGCGAGCACCGCTGCGAATGCCTGA